The Corynebacterium glaucum genome includes a region encoding these proteins:
- the hisC gene encoding histidinol-phosphate transaminase, which translates to MFRADLESLAAYVPGARNDRAVKLSSNESAEAPLPGVTQAMVDALAQVNRYPDMGAVELREALAAHLGVTVEQVAVGTGSSALCQQLVTATSGPGDEVIFPWRSFEAYPIFVQVAGATAVPVPLTEDYRMDLAAMADAISENTSMIFVCNPNNPTGTTITCAEFTEFMSRVPADVLVALDEAYFEYNRAHDTPVATEEIAKYPNVVGLRTFSKAYGLAGARVGYAFGPAPIIEALNKVAVPFSVSTPAQAGAVASLSLDDELSDRIDETCTERTRLVEFFAEYGTPATETNFVWVPADGLPVAAKEFAAALSEAGVLVRAFDDGIRISVTNAHETDACIAAWETVAGSYR; encoded by the coding sequence ATGTTTCGTGCTGACCTTGAATCCCTGGCTGCTTATGTGCCCGGCGCGCGCAACGACCGCGCCGTGAAGCTGTCCTCCAACGAGTCCGCCGAGGCCCCGCTGCCCGGCGTAACCCAGGCAATGGTGGATGCACTCGCACAGGTGAACCGCTACCCCGACATGGGCGCGGTGGAACTGCGCGAGGCGCTGGCCGCGCACCTCGGTGTGACCGTCGAACAGGTCGCGGTTGGCACCGGGTCATCCGCGCTGTGCCAGCAGCTGGTCACCGCAACCTCCGGGCCGGGTGACGAGGTCATCTTCCCGTGGCGCTCATTCGAGGCATACCCCATCTTTGTGCAGGTCGCTGGCGCTACTGCGGTGCCCGTGCCGCTCACAGAGGACTACCGCATGGATCTCGCGGCGATGGCCGACGCCATCAGCGAGAACACCAGCATGATCTTCGTGTGCAACCCGAACAACCCGACCGGCACCACGATCACTTGCGCCGAGTTCACCGAATTCATGTCACGCGTTCCCGCCGACGTCCTTGTTGCGCTTGATGAGGCGTACTTCGAATACAACCGCGCACACGACACCCCCGTCGCCACCGAGGAAATTGCGAAGTACCCGAACGTGGTGGGGCTGCGCACGTTCTCCAAGGCCTACGGGCTCGCCGGGGCGCGCGTCGGCTATGCGTTCGGCCCCGCCCCCATCATTGAGGCACTGAACAAAGTCGCCGTCCCATTCTCGGTCAGCACCCCAGCACAAGCAGGTGCTGTCGCATCGCTTTCGCTTGACGACGAACTTTCGGACCGCATCGACGAAACCTGCACCGAGCGGACTCGCCTGGTGGAGTTCTTCGCCGAGTACGGCACCCCGGCGACGGAGACCAACTTTGTGTGGGTCCCCGCGGACGGTCTGCCGGTCGCTGCGAAAGAATTCGCAGCCGCCCTCAGCGAGGCCGGAGTGCTCGTGCGCGCCTTTGACGACGGCATCCGGATCAGCGTGACCAACGCGCACGAGACCGACGCGTGCATTGCTGCCTGGGAGACCGTGGCAGGTAGCTACCGCTAG
- a CDS encoding ribose-phosphate diphosphokinase, which yields MTGYSTESHKDLKVFSGRAHPELAEAVAKELGIELVPTTARDFANGEIFIRFEESVRGSDCFVMQSHDKPLNKQIMEQLIMIDALKRGSAKRITAILPFYPYARQDKKHRGREPISARLIADLLTAAGADRIVSVDLHTDQIQGFFDGPVDHMHAMPILVDYIKSNYSMDNLCVVSPDAGRVKTAEKWANALGDAPMAFVHKTRDIDAANKVVSNRVVGEVEGKDCILMDDMIDTGGTIAGAVGVLKEAGAKSVVIACTHGVFSDPARERLNDCGAEEIITTDTLPQNTEGWKNLTVLSIAPLLAKTIREIFENGSVTTLFEGQA from the coding sequence ATGACTGGTTACTCGACCGAAAGCCACAAGGACCTCAAGGTTTTCTCCGGCCGCGCCCATCCCGAGCTGGCCGAGGCTGTGGCGAAGGAACTCGGTATCGAGTTGGTGCCCACCACCGCCCGCGACTTTGCCAACGGCGAGATTTTCATCCGCTTCGAGGAATCTGTGCGTGGCTCCGACTGCTTTGTCATGCAGTCCCACGACAAGCCGCTGAACAAGCAGATCATGGAGCAGCTCATCATGATCGACGCGCTGAAGCGCGGTTCCGCGAAGCGCATCACCGCGATCCTGCCGTTCTACCCCTACGCGCGCCAGGACAAGAAGCACCGCGGACGCGAGCCGATTTCCGCTCGCCTGATCGCGGACCTGCTCACCGCCGCGGGTGCGGATCGCATTGTCTCGGTGGATCTGCACACTGATCAGATTCAGGGCTTCTTCGACGGTCCGGTGGATCACATGCACGCCATGCCAATCCTGGTGGACTACATCAAGTCCAACTACTCGATGGACAACCTCTGCGTGGTCTCCCCGGACGCTGGCCGTGTGAAGACCGCAGAGAAGTGGGCGAACGCGCTTGGAGACGCACCGATGGCCTTCGTGCACAAGACCCGCGACATCGACGCAGCCAACAAGGTCGTGTCCAACCGCGTAGTTGGCGAGGTTGAGGGCAAGGACTGCATCCTCATGGACGACATGATCGATACCGGCGGCACCATCGCCGGCGCGGTCGGCGTGCTCAAGGAAGCCGGTGCGAAATCCGTGGTCATCGCGTGTACCCACGGTGTGTTTTCCGACCCGGCCCGCGAGCGCCTCAACGACTGCGGTGCTGAGGAAATCATCACCACCGACACCCTGCCGCAGAACACTGAGGGCTGGAAGAACCTCACCGTGCTCTCCATCGCACCGCTGCTGGCCAAGACGATCCGCGAGATCTTCGAAAACGGCTCGGTGACCACCCTTTTCGAGGGCCAGGCGTAG
- the glmU gene encoding bifunctional UDP-N-acetylglucosamine diphosphorylase/glucosamine-1-phosphate N-acetyltransferase GlmU, translating to MANHSERAVVVLAAGAGTRMKSDRQKTLHEIGGRSLLSHSLHAAAGVHPTYLVAVVGHQRDQVSPEVEHIAEQMQVEIRQAIQEEQNGTGHAVQIGLTAIPEFNGTVVVTNGDVPLLTAETIEALVDKHEREAAAVTVLSLEFENPTGYGRIIRDQTGDVREIVEEKDANDEQRKVKEVNSGVFAFDGAVLRDALTRITSDNAQGELYITDVLGIARGDGKKVAAFLAPDARELAGVNDRVQLAEAGKELNRRLVERAMRDGATVIDPATTWIGVDVEIGRDVIIHPNTQLWGSTVIGDGAVIGPDTTLTDMEVGARAKVVRTQGELGVIGEEASVGPFTYIRPGTELGARGKLGGFVESKNAKIGEGSKVPHLTYIGDATVGVESNIGASSVFANYDGVKKHHTTIGDYCRTGSDTMFVAPVSVGDGAYTGAGTVVTQDVPAGALAIKEGRQRNIEGWVEENRPGTDAAEAAKRAREK from the coding sequence GTGGCCAATCACTCCGAACGCGCCGTAGTCGTCCTCGCGGCAGGTGCCGGCACCCGCATGAAATCTGACCGCCAGAAGACGCTGCACGAGATCGGCGGGCGCAGCCTGTTGTCCCACTCGCTGCACGCGGCAGCAGGCGTCCACCCGACCTACCTCGTGGCCGTGGTCGGGCACCAGCGCGATCAGGTCTCCCCGGAGGTCGAGCACATCGCCGAGCAGATGCAGGTTGAAATCCGCCAGGCCATCCAGGAGGAGCAGAACGGCACCGGCCACGCGGTCCAGATTGGCCTTACCGCCATTCCGGAATTCAATGGCACTGTCGTGGTGACAAACGGTGATGTTCCGCTCTTGACGGCTGAGACCATTGAGGCCCTCGTCGATAAGCATGAGCGTGAAGCTGCTGCGGTGACTGTGCTGTCTCTGGAGTTTGAGAACCCGACCGGTTATGGGCGCATTATCCGCGACCAGACTGGCGATGTGCGCGAAATCGTCGAGGAGAAAGACGCCAACGATGAACAACGCAAGGTCAAAGAGGTCAACTCCGGTGTCTTCGCGTTTGACGGCGCGGTGCTGCGCGACGCGCTGACCCGCATCACTTCCGACAACGCACAGGGCGAGCTCTACATCACCGATGTGCTGGGCATTGCGCGTGGCGACGGCAAGAAGGTCGCCGCATTCCTCGCCCCTGACGCGCGCGAGCTGGCTGGCGTGAACGACCGTGTGCAGCTTGCCGAGGCTGGCAAGGAACTCAACCGCCGCCTGGTCGAGCGCGCGATGCGCGACGGCGCAACCGTGATTGATCCGGCAACCACCTGGATCGGTGTGGACGTAGAGATCGGCCGCGACGTGATCATCCACCCGAACACTCAGCTGTGGGGCTCGACCGTGATCGGCGACGGTGCCGTGATCGGCCCGGACACCACGCTCACCGATATGGAAGTGGGCGCTCGCGCAAAGGTCGTGCGCACCCAGGGTGAGCTCGGCGTGATCGGCGAGGAGGCCTCCGTCGGCCCGTTCACCTACATCCGCCCGGGCACCGAGCTGGGCGCGCGCGGCAAGCTCGGCGGCTTCGTCGAGTCGAAGAACGCCAAGATCGGTGAGGGTTCCAAGGTGCCGCACCTGACCTACATCGGCGACGCAACCGTGGGCGTGGAATCCAACATCGGCGCTTCCTCCGTGTTCGCCAACTACGACGGCGTGAAGAAGCACCACACCACCATCGGCGACTACTGCCGCACCGGCTCGGACACCATGTTCGTCGCACCGGTTAGCGTGGGTGATGGCGCATATACCGGCGCGGGTACAGTTGTTACGCAGGATGTGCCGGCTGGCGCGCTTGCCATTAAGGAAGGTCGCCAGCGCAACATCGAAGGATGGGTGGAAGAAAACCGCCCGGGCACCGATGCGGCCGAGGCCGCGAAACGAGCACGAGAGAAATAA
- a CDS encoding MFS transporter gives MADTPGDHAPANEERNAKRFIWSNGLQNVGDQIVAPKTVLPWLFTAAGVPHIFTSLLVPARESLSMLPQAFLSPWVTSHKSRKRVWLIGSWGQAIAAGIIALCALLFDGWLLGIAVVILLAILALFRALCSIAGKDVQGRTISKGNRGLITGRATALAGAFTLAIGLILMFLPDELPAWGLAALLALGASTWAFASLVFHGIEEPEPEKSDSNGADMRQVWELVKSDADLQRFLLVRSLMLVTALSTPFIVVLASERGANLSGLGAFIIASGGASLLGGRISGLWSDKSSKRTMAWSAGFASAVLVALVASARLAPDNVNAWVFPAGFFLVNLAHTAVRVSRKTYLVDMAEGDRRTVITGASNTVMGVVLLVVGGISSVVSIFGPQATLLFLAVVGFAGVFGASSLKEVSAQNAENS, from the coding sequence ATGGCAGACACCCCCGGCGATCACGCCCCCGCCAACGAAGAACGCAACGCGAAACGCTTCATCTGGTCCAACGGTTTGCAAAACGTCGGCGACCAGATCGTCGCGCCCAAAACCGTCCTCCCGTGGCTGTTCACCGCCGCGGGCGTGCCCCACATTTTCACCTCGCTGCTTGTGCCGGCCCGCGAGTCGCTCTCGATGCTCCCCCAGGCATTCCTTTCCCCCTGGGTCACCTCGCACAAATCGCGCAAGCGCGTGTGGCTCATCGGTTCATGGGGCCAAGCCATCGCCGCAGGGATCATTGCGCTTTGTGCTTTGCTTTTCGACGGCTGGCTGCTCGGCATCGCAGTCGTCATCCTCTTAGCCATCCTGGCGCTCTTCCGGGCGCTGTGTTCCATTGCTGGCAAGGATGTGCAAGGCCGCACTATCTCCAAGGGCAACCGCGGGCTGATCACGGGCCGGGCCACAGCGCTCGCGGGCGCGTTTACGCTAGCGATCGGTTTGATACTCATGTTCCTGCCAGATGAGCTGCCCGCCTGGGGGCTCGCAGCGCTGCTCGCGCTCGGTGCGTCGACCTGGGCCTTCGCTTCGCTGGTGTTCCACGGAATTGAGGAACCGGAGCCGGAGAAATCCGACTCCAACGGCGCCGACATGCGGCAGGTGTGGGAGTTGGTAAAAAGCGACGCGGACCTACAGCGCTTCTTGCTCGTGCGTTCGCTCATGCTGGTCACCGCCCTCTCTACCCCGTTCATCGTGGTGCTCGCGAGCGAGCGGGGTGCCAACCTCAGCGGGCTGGGTGCCTTCATCATCGCCTCCGGCGGCGCATCGCTGCTTGGTGGCCGGATCTCGGGGTTGTGGTCGGACAAGTCGTCGAAACGCACGATGGCCTGGTCGGCTGGCTTCGCTTCCGCGGTCTTGGTCGCGCTGGTCGCGTCGGCACGGTTGGCGCCGGACAACGTCAACGCGTGGGTCTTCCCCGCCGGGTTCTTCCTGGTCAATTTGGCTCACACCGCGGTGCGCGTGAGCCGCAAGACCTACCTCGTCGACATGGCCGAAGGTGACCGCCGCACCGTGATCACCGGCGCGTCCAACACGGTGATGGGCGTGGTGCTGCTTGTCGTCGGCGGCATCTCCTCCGTGGTGTCCATCTTCGGACCGCAGGCAACCTTGCTCTTCCTGGCAGTGGTGGGTTTTGCAGGCGTGTTCGGCGCATCCAGTTTGAAAGAGGTCTCCGCGCAAAACGCTGAAAACAGCTAG
- a CDS encoding multicopper oxidase family protein, giving the protein MSAKQEVLVNERFGRRTFFKGTLIATGALLAACTDMDGPAGPGGTRSDQAVPKGVDAEARPLPIPPLEEGELDGTTRRFELTAQEGEFEIVPGTMTATWGFNGAWLGPTLYMRRGDRIEMTVHNEVSEPTVVHWHGLHLPAAADGGPAQMFDPGETWEPAWDVDQPAATCWYHPHPHEVSALHAYRGLAGAIVIADEEADALELPNNYGVDDIPVVITDAKFTENGQLDETIDSTYGLLGDTPLINGITKPRFEATTRRVRLRVLNGATMRFHNLMLGKPVHVIATDQGLLEAPVEVDTVLLSPGERVEIIVDLEPGEELTLRSGGVAKGKTADGFGLHDTFDLLEITGPPEDAAEAPQLPRRLVAQAVDKQTAPETEREFRLNGFQINEQSMDMHRVDVVVDHKGPELWRVTNENDDWPHNFHIHNARFKVVGVDGGELAFTHGWHDTINIPPLATVELLVEFGYYPDPTLAYMFHCHMLFHEDEGMMGQFVVVEPGQSPQLAGH; this is encoded by the coding sequence GTGTCGGCTAAGCAGGAGGTTTTGGTGAACGAGCGGTTTGGCAGGCGGACGTTTTTCAAGGGCACGCTGATTGCTACCGGTGCGCTGCTTGCCGCGTGCACAGACATGGATGGGCCGGCAGGGCCCGGCGGTACGCGCTCTGACCAGGCGGTGCCGAAAGGCGTCGACGCGGAGGCGCGCCCGCTGCCCATCCCGCCGCTCGAGGAGGGAGAGTTGGACGGCACCACCCGGCGCTTCGAGCTGACCGCGCAGGAGGGCGAGTTCGAGATCGTCCCGGGCACCATGACCGCAACCTGGGGCTTTAATGGCGCGTGGCTGGGCCCGACGCTGTACATGCGCCGCGGCGATCGCATCGAGATGACGGTGCATAACGAAGTCTCGGAGCCGACCGTGGTCCACTGGCACGGCCTGCACCTGCCCGCGGCCGCCGACGGGGGACCGGCGCAGATGTTCGATCCCGGCGAGACCTGGGAGCCTGCCTGGGACGTCGACCAGCCGGCGGCGACGTGTTGGTACCACCCGCACCCGCACGAGGTTTCCGCGCTGCACGCCTACAGGGGTCTTGCCGGCGCCATCGTGATCGCGGACGAGGAGGCGGACGCCCTCGAGCTGCCCAACAACTACGGCGTTGACGACATCCCGGTGGTGATCACGGACGCGAAGTTCACCGAAAACGGCCAGCTGGACGAGACGATCGATTCCACCTACGGCCTCCTCGGCGATACGCCACTGATCAACGGCATCACCAAACCCCGCTTCGAGGCAACCACCCGGCGTGTGCGCCTGCGTGTGCTCAACGGCGCGACGATGCGCTTCCACAACCTCATGCTGGGGAAGCCCGTGCATGTCATCGCCACCGACCAAGGGCTCCTCGAGGCGCCAGTCGAAGTCGACACAGTGCTGCTCAGCCCCGGCGAGCGCGTCGAAATCATCGTGGACCTCGAGCCGGGGGAGGAGCTCACGCTGCGCTCCGGCGGCGTGGCAAAAGGCAAGACGGCGGACGGCTTCGGGCTCCATGACACGTTCGACCTGCTCGAGATCACCGGCCCACCGGAAGACGCCGCCGAGGCTCCGCAGTTGCCGCGCCGGCTCGTTGCCCAGGCCGTCGATAAGCAAACTGCTCCTGAAACCGAGCGGGAGTTTCGCCTCAACGGCTTCCAGATCAACGAGCAATCGATGGACATGCACCGGGTTGATGTGGTGGTGGACCATAAGGGGCCGGAGCTGTGGCGGGTGACCAACGAGAACGACGATTGGCCGCACAACTTCCACATCCACAACGCGAGATTCAAGGTTGTGGGGGTAGATGGCGGCGAGCTCGCGTTCACCCACGGGTGGCACGACACGATCAACATCCCGCCGCTGGCCACGGTGGAGCTGCTCGTCGAATTCGGCTACTACCCGGATCCCACGCTCGCCTACATGTTCCACTGCCACATGCTTTTCCACGAGGACGAGGGCATGATGGGCCAGTTCGTGGTGGTCGAGCCGGGCCAGTCCCCGCAGCTTGCAGGGCACTAG
- a CDS encoding TetR/AcrR family transcriptional regulator: protein MARQRMTGTQRRDQLMNVGRCVFAERGYDGTSVEEIASRAGVSKPVVYEHFGGKEGLYRAVIEREMERLQAAIVAAIQEGRWRERIERGVLALLTYVEDDTDGFIILAHGQVPGEEGTYSTILNRVTAQVSYLLALAFNHRGLDEDAATLYGQALVGTVSNTALWWLDERTPDKHSVARHIANLCWNGLRGLEALPHVAPDDQVDHAHQADHTEHSEKDE, encoded by the coding sequence ATGGCTCGTCAACGGATGACCGGCACGCAGCGCCGGGATCAACTTATGAACGTGGGTCGCTGTGTGTTCGCCGAGCGCGGGTACGACGGCACTTCAGTCGAGGAGATCGCGAGCCGGGCCGGCGTCTCCAAGCCCGTTGTCTACGAGCACTTCGGCGGCAAAGAGGGGCTCTACCGCGCCGTGATCGAGCGGGAGATGGAACGCCTCCAGGCAGCCATCGTGGCCGCGATCCAGGAGGGCCGCTGGCGCGAGCGCATCGAGCGCGGCGTGCTCGCACTGCTGACCTACGTTGAAGATGACACCGACGGGTTCATCATCCTCGCGCACGGTCAGGTGCCGGGGGAGGAAGGAACCTACTCCACTATCTTGAACCGGGTCACCGCGCAAGTGTCCTATTTGCTTGCGTTGGCGTTCAACCACCGGGGATTAGATGAGGACGCGGCGACGTTGTACGGTCAGGCTCTGGTTGGCACGGTCTCCAACACCGCCCTGTGGTGGTTGGATGAGCGCACGCCGGACAAACACTCGGTGGCCAGACACATCGCAAACCTGTGCTGGAACGGCCTGCGCGGGCTCGAAGCCCTGCCGCACGTCGCCCCCGATGATCAAGTAGACCACGCACACCAAGCAGACCACACAGAACATTCCGAGAAGGACGAATGA
- the mfd gene encoding transcription-repair coupling factor, producing MTPGDSPTPQTAPPMLAGVLTSALADPKLQGVGARVGDEALHITAIDQARPWVVGAIARQAPTLVVTATAHEAEDLAAELKAIVGENRVAHFPSYETLPHERLSPAADVVGRRAKVLHELPRVIVAAARAVCQPALPAPAPITVAVDTERDFTGLVREIEQFAYTHVDMVASRGEFATRGGIIDVFPTTALNPVRIEFWGDEVTDIRTFAVADQRTIEEAPTVELYPARQLLIDDSVKTRADELARAYPSNPTLVSLLGRLAEGAHADGEEALLPALTDQPWAVLPELLPSGAVVLVTNPEKVRARIEDLAATDREFLEAGWEAAAMGADGPVAVEGVDVSASSYRSFESLEVSARKAGNAWWTFAPPGMFVADDAATLPLEFDAAPAPKGDQKAIEQLYATLKLHVQDNHGKAAFVAPAKGTIERTAERLREHGISARIATPGLEPVEGAVTLYQALNHGGLVFSAQGSTPGLVMVSETDVTGNRVGDIAGAKRRAPRRRNRVDPLALQPGDYVVHETHGIGRFLKMAERTIKAGDEDSRREYIVLEYQPAKRGQPADQLWVPMESLDLLSKYTGGEQPHLSKMGGSDWKTTKRKARAAVREIAGELIELYAKRQAAPGHAFAPDTPWQHEMEDAFPFVETEDQLAAIEAVKEDMEKPVPMDRVIVGDVGFGKTEVAVRAAFKAVQDSKQVAVLVPTTLLAQQHFTTFSERMDGFGVTVRELSRFTSTKEAKEIIAGLADGSVDVVIGTHRLLATGVQWKNLGLIVVDEEQRFGVEHKEHIKALKSHVDVLTMTATPIPRTLEMSLTGIREMTSITTPPEDRHPVLTYVGPHEDKQVAAAIRRELLRDGQVFYIHNKVADIERVASQVRELVPEARVVVAHGQMSEQVLEQTVQGFWNRDFDVLVCTTIVETGLDIANANTLIVENAQNMGLSQLHQLRGRVGRSRERAYAYFLYPKEYTLTETSYDRLATIAQNNDLGAGIAVAQKDLEMRGAGNVLGAEQSGHIAGVGFDMYVRLVGEAVETFKALMQGEVVDATDQGPKEIRVDLPVDAHIPESYINSERLRLEVYRKLAEARSEDALRTVADEMVDRFGPLPTEVEYLMAVARLRHQAREVGVADILTQGTRLKLHPVDLPDSKQVRLKRLYPGANYRAAAKTLQVPMPRESKAINSPNLRDTALLQWVSDFLTEMFDAPKVSVSGSSAVDTDNLTGQPTGVLSFHE from the coding sequence ATGACCCCAGGCGATTCCCCGACACCGCAGACCGCTCCTCCGATGCTTGCGGGTGTGTTGACCTCCGCGCTCGCCGACCCGAAGCTGCAAGGCGTCGGCGCGCGAGTCGGCGACGAAGCACTGCACATCACCGCGATCGATCAAGCCCGCCCGTGGGTTGTTGGCGCGATCGCGCGTCAAGCGCCGACACTGGTGGTCACCGCCACCGCGCACGAGGCAGAGGATCTCGCGGCGGAGCTCAAAGCCATCGTGGGGGAGAACCGCGTCGCCCACTTCCCGTCGTATGAGACACTTCCGCACGAGCGGCTTTCGCCCGCCGCCGACGTGGTGGGTCGCCGCGCCAAGGTGCTGCATGAGCTGCCCCGCGTCATTGTCGCCGCCGCCCGCGCCGTGTGCCAGCCCGCGCTGCCCGCACCGGCGCCGATCACTGTGGCGGTGGACACGGAACGCGATTTCACCGGGCTGGTCCGCGAGATCGAGCAGTTCGCCTACACGCACGTGGACATGGTCGCCAGCCGCGGTGAGTTCGCCACCCGCGGCGGCATCATCGACGTCTTTCCCACCACGGCACTCAACCCCGTGCGCATCGAGTTCTGGGGCGATGAGGTCACCGACATCCGCACTTTCGCGGTGGCCGACCAGCGCACCATCGAGGAAGCCCCTACCGTCGAGCTTTACCCGGCAAGACAGTTGCTTATCGACGACTCCGTCAAAACGCGGGCCGATGAACTCGCCCGCGCCTACCCGTCGAACCCCACGTTGGTGAGCCTGCTTGGCCGCCTGGCCGAAGGCGCCCACGCCGATGGGGAAGAGGCGCTGCTGCCAGCGCTCACCGACCAGCCGTGGGCGGTCCTCCCGGAATTATTGCCTTCCGGCGCGGTTGTGCTGGTGACCAACCCGGAGAAGGTGCGTGCGCGCATCGAGGACCTGGCCGCCACCGACCGTGAATTTCTCGAAGCGGGGTGGGAAGCGGCCGCCATGGGTGCAGACGGCCCGGTCGCTGTCGAGGGCGTTGATGTCTCGGCATCGTCCTACCGCTCGTTCGAATCCTTGGAGGTTTCCGCCCGCAAGGCCGGAAACGCGTGGTGGACGTTTGCCCCGCCCGGCATGTTCGTGGCCGACGACGCTGCGACGCTGCCACTTGAGTTCGATGCCGCTCCCGCGCCCAAGGGCGATCAAAAGGCCATAGAGCAGCTCTACGCCACGTTGAAGCTGCACGTGCAGGACAACCACGGCAAAGCCGCGTTTGTGGCCCCAGCCAAGGGCACGATTGAACGAACCGCGGAGCGCCTGCGCGAGCACGGCATCTCGGCGCGCATCGCCACGCCGGGCTTGGAACCCGTCGAAGGCGCGGTGACGCTGTACCAGGCCCTCAACCACGGAGGCCTCGTCTTCTCTGCCCAGGGCTCGACCCCCGGGCTAGTTATGGTCTCCGAAACCGACGTCACCGGCAACCGCGTCGGCGACATTGCGGGTGCCAAGCGCCGCGCGCCGCGTCGCCGCAACCGCGTTGATCCGCTTGCGCTGCAGCCGGGCGACTACGTCGTGCACGAAACACACGGCATTGGCCGGTTCCTCAAGATGGCTGAGCGCACCATCAAAGCCGGCGATGAGGACTCGCGCCGCGAGTACATCGTGCTCGAATACCAGCCCGCCAAACGCGGCCAACCCGCTGATCAGCTGTGGGTGCCCATGGAGTCGCTTGACCTCCTGTCCAAGTACACCGGCGGCGAGCAACCGCACCTGAGCAAGATGGGCGGCTCCGACTGGAAGACCACCAAGCGTAAGGCCCGCGCCGCGGTCCGCGAGATCGCCGGCGAGCTCATTGAGCTCTACGCAAAGCGCCAAGCCGCGCCGGGCCACGCGTTTGCCCCTGACACGCCGTGGCAGCACGAGATGGAAGACGCGTTCCCGTTCGTCGAAACCGAGGACCAGCTCGCGGCGATCGAAGCGGTGAAAGAGGACATGGAAAAGCCCGTGCCGATGGACCGCGTCATCGTCGGCGATGTCGGCTTCGGCAAGACCGAAGTGGCAGTCCGCGCCGCGTTCAAGGCGGTCCAGGACAGCAAGCAGGTCGCGGTGCTGGTGCCCACGACGCTGCTTGCGCAACAGCACTTCACCACATTCTCCGAGCGCATGGACGGTTTCGGGGTCACCGTGCGTGAGCTGTCTCGCTTCACCTCAACGAAGGAAGCCAAAGAAATCATCGCTGGGCTTGCCGACGGCTCGGTCGACGTAGTCATCGGCACCCACCGCCTCCTGGCAACCGGTGTGCAGTGGAAGAACTTGGGCCTCATCGTGGTCGATGAAGAGCAGCGCTTCGGCGTGGAGCACAAGGAGCACATCAAGGCCTTGAAGTCCCACGTCGATGTGCTCACCATGACTGCGACGCCGATTCCGCGCACCCTCGAAATGAGCCTGACCGGCATCCGCGAGATGACGTCTATCACCACTCCACCCGAGGACCGCCACCCGGTGCTGACGTACGTCGGCCCGCACGAGGACAAACAGGTCGCGGCTGCAATCCGCCGCGAGCTGCTTCGCGACGGCCAGGTGTTCTACATCCACAACAAGGTCGCCGACATCGAGCGAGTGGCAAGCCAAGTGCGAGAACTCGTGCCCGAGGCGCGAGTCGTGGTCGCCCACGGGCAGATGAGCGAGCAGGTGCTCGAGCAGACGGTGCAGGGGTTCTGGAACCGTGACTTCGATGTGCTGGTGTGCACCACGATTGTGGAGACCGGCCTCGACATCGCGAACGCGAACACGCTAATCGTCGAAAATGCGCAGAACATGGGTTTGAGCCAGCTGCACCAGCTGCGCGGTCGTGTGGGGCGCTCGCGTGAGCGTGCGTACGCCTACTTCTTGTACCCGAAGGAGTACACACTGACCGAGACGTCCTACGACCGCCTCGCCACCATCGCGCAGAATAACGATCTCGGCGCGGGCATTGCGGTGGCGCAGAAAGACCTGGAGATGCGCGGTGCCGGCAACGTACTGGGTGCTGAGCAGTCCGGCCACATCGCCGGAGTCGGGTTCGACATGTACGTCCGCCTAGTCGGCGAGGCGGTGGAGACGTTCAAGGCGCTCATGCAGGGCGAGGTGGTTGACGCTACCGACCAGGGGCCGAAGGAAATCCGCGTCGACCTGCCTGTCGATGCGCACATCCCGGAGTCCTACATCAACTCCGAGCGCCTCCGCCTCGAGGTGTACCGCAAACTTGCCGAGGCCCGCAGCGAAGATGCGCTGCGCACCGTCGCGGATGAGATGGTGGACCGCTTCGGACCGCTGCCGACCGAAGTGGAATACCTCATGGCTGTTGCCCGGCTGCGCCACCAGGCCCGTGAGGTGGGTGTTGCCGACATCCTGACTCAGGGCACCCGGCTCAAACTTCACCCCGTTGATCTCCCGGATTCCAAGCAGGTGCGCCTCAAGCGTCTATATCCCGGTGCGAACTACCGCGCTGCGGCAAAGACGCTCCAGGTACCGATGCCACGCGAATCAAAGGCAATCAACAGCCCGAACCTGCGCGACACCGCGCTGTTGCAGTGGGTGTCCGACTTCCTGACCGAGATGTTCGATGCCCCCAAGGTATCTGTATCGGGCTCGAGCGCGGTAGACACCGACAACCTCACCGGCCAGCCGACCGGGGTGCTGTCCTTCCATGAGTAG